The following coding sequences lie in one Levilactobacillus zymae genomic window:
- the wecB gene encoding non-hydrolyzing UDP-N-acetylglucosamine 2-epimerase encodes MNKIKVMTVFGTRPEAIKMAPVVGALKKRANEFETVTVVSAQHRQMLDQVLNIFKIKPDYDLDIMQREQTLSKITTRVITSLDKVIEEAQPDIILVHGDTTTTFATSISAFYHQIMIGHVEAGLRTWEKYSPYPEEMNRQLTDVLADLYFAPTAQSKINLLNENHADHNIFITGNTAIDALKQTVDKDYKHDILKKIDNNNRVILVTMHRRENQGEPMRRVFKVIREVVDSYSDVEVIYPVHLNPVVQDIAKSILGDNPRIHLISPLDVVDFHNLSARSYFIMTDSGGVQEEAPSLGKPVLVLRDNTERPEGVTAGTLRLVGTDPKTIREAMIELLGNQVAYNEMAHAKNPYGDGQAANRILDAIAYSFKINDKRPDDFDI; translated from the coding sequence TTGAATAAAATAAAAGTAATGACTGTGTTTGGAACACGTCCTGAAGCAATTAAAATGGCTCCTGTTGTTGGTGCATTAAAAAAAAGAGCAAATGAGTTTGAAACAGTGACTGTAGTTAGTGCACAACATCGACAGATGCTGGATCAAGTTTTAAATATTTTTAAGATCAAGCCAGATTATGATTTAGATATTATGCAGCGTGAGCAAACATTGAGCAAAATAACTACACGGGTTATTACGAGTTTAGATAAAGTGATAGAAGAAGCCCAACCCGATATTATTCTTGTTCATGGAGATACCACTACCACGTTTGCAACTAGTATTAGTGCATTTTATCATCAGATTATGATTGGACACGTGGAGGCTGGATTACGTACTTGGGAGAAATATTCTCCCTATCCCGAAGAAATGAATCGTCAATTAACAGATGTACTTGCTGATTTATATTTTGCTCCAACCGCACAAAGTAAAATTAATTTATTAAATGAAAATCATGCTGACCATAATATCTTCATTACTGGTAATACCGCTATAGATGCATTGAAACAGACAGTTGATAAGGATTATAAACATGATATTTTGAAAAAAATTGATAATAACAACAGAGTTATTCTGGTAACTATGCATCGTCGTGAAAATCAAGGAGAACCAATGCGTCGTGTTTTTAAAGTAATACGTGAGGTGGTAGATTCTTACTCTGATGTAGAAGTTATTTATCCCGTACATCTCAATCCGGTTGTACAGGATATTGCTAAAAGTATTTTAGGTGATAATCCACGGATCCATTTAATTAGCCCACTGGATGTAGTTGACTTTCATAACTTATCCGCACGAAGTTATTTTATTATGACAGATTCTGGTGGCGTCCAAGAAGAAGCACCCTCATTAGGTAAACCAGTATTAGTTTTACGCGATAATACTGAACGTCCAGAGGGTGTTACTGCTGGCACGCTACGTTTAGTCGGCACGGACCCTAAAACGATTAGAGAGGCTATGATTGAGCTACTAGGTAATCAAGTGGCTTATAATGAAATGGCACATGCTAAAAATCCTTATGGAGATGGGCAAGCAGCAAATAGAATTTTAGATGCCATAGCTTATTCTTTTAAAATTAATGATAAACGTCCAGATGATTTTGACATTTAA